The Sinomonas sp. P10A9 genome includes a window with the following:
- a CDS encoding class I SAM-dependent methyltransferase has translation MNTEHKPGPSEFWDEFYSERQRVWSGKPNGALMREVSMISPGRAIDLGCGEGADAIWLAERGWTVTGVDISAVALGRAAAHAAEAGVADRVTWLVSDLAEWEPEQTYDLVTASFLHSPIEMPRERILLAATRAVAPGGTLFVVGHTAFPPWARHAHDDAHMPSADELAASLGLRAADWELETSTSEGREATGPEGQTAVLTDAVLTARRLAS, from the coding sequence ATGAACACCGAACACAAGCCGGGGCCGAGCGAGTTCTGGGACGAGTTCTACAGTGAGCGGCAGCGGGTCTGGAGCGGCAAGCCGAACGGGGCGCTCATGCGCGAGGTCAGCATGATCTCGCCGGGGCGGGCGATCGACCTCGGGTGCGGCGAGGGCGCGGACGCGATCTGGCTGGCCGAGCGCGGGTGGACCGTCACGGGGGTGGACATCTCCGCGGTCGCGCTGGGGCGCGCCGCGGCGCACGCGGCCGAGGCCGGCGTCGCAGATCGGGTGACGTGGCTCGTGAGCGACCTTGCCGAGTGGGAGCCCGAGCAGACGTACGATCTCGTCACCGCGTCCTTCCTCCACTCCCCCATCGAGATGCCCCGCGAACGGATCCTCCTGGCCGCGACGCGGGCGGTTGCGCCGGGCGGGACGCTGTTCGTGGTGGGGCACACGGCGTTCCCGCCGTGGGCTCGGCACGCGCACGACGACGCCCACATGCCTTCCGCGGACGAGCTCGCCGCATCGCTGGGGCTCCGCGCAGCCGACTGGGAGCTCGAGACGAGCACGTCCGAAGGGCGCGAGGCCACTGGCCCCGAGGGGCAGACAGCCGTCTTGACAGATGCCGTGCTCACGGCGAGGCGGCTCGCCTCCTGA
- a CDS encoding DsbA family oxidoreductase — protein sequence MNVDIWSDIACPWCFIGKRRFEKALSEFPHRDRVSVTWHSYQLDPTLPDHYDGTELEYLSQRKGMPAERVAQMFDHVTQVAAGEGLAYDFGRVAVANSFSAHELLHLAKAKDAAGGTDASRGTDARGGTTADAVKEALLSAHFEHGEDIGARDVLVRIGTEAGLDADEINAALDAGTYRDSVRADIAQAQAIGIQGVPFFVLDNKYGVSGAQPAELFTQALETAWREAHPLVMVGQPAAGADGSVDPDGLNGEVCGPEGCV from the coding sequence ATGAACGTTGACATCTGGTCTGATATCGCCTGCCCGTGGTGCTTCATCGGCAAGCGCCGGTTCGAGAAGGCGCTCTCCGAGTTCCCGCATAGGGACCGGGTCAGCGTCACCTGGCACAGCTACCAGCTGGACCCCACCCTCCCGGACCACTACGACGGCACGGAACTCGAGTACCTCTCCCAGCGCAAGGGCATGCCGGCCGAGCGGGTCGCCCAGATGTTCGACCACGTGACGCAGGTCGCTGCGGGCGAGGGCCTCGCGTACGACTTCGGCCGGGTCGCCGTTGCCAACTCCTTCTCGGCGCACGAACTGCTCCACCTCGCGAAGGCGAAAGACGCCGCAGGCGGAACGGACGCTTCCCGCGGAACCGACGCTCGAGGCGGGACGACGGCCGACGCCGTCAAGGAAGCGCTGCTCTCGGCCCACTTCGAGCACGGCGAGGACATCGGGGCCCGCGACGTGCTGGTGCGGATCGGCACCGAGGCCGGTCTCGACGCCGACGAGATCAATGCCGCGCTCGACGCCGGCACCTACCGCGACTCCGTCCGCGCGGACATTGCCCAGGCGCAGGCCATCGGCATCCAGGGTGTGCCGTTCTTCGTGCTCGACAACAAGTACGGGGTCTCCGGCGCGCAGCCCGCGGAGCTGTTCACGCAGGCGCTCGAGACCGCCTGGCGTGAGGCCCACCCCCTCGTCATGGTCGGCCAGCCGGCGGCGGGTGCCGACGGCTCGGTCGATCCGGACGGCCTCAACGGTGAGGTGTGCGGCCCCGAGGGCTGCGTCTGA
- a CDS encoding carbohydrate ABC transporter permease yields the protein MTTTTPSRGLARARRGLAPGGGGKPGADGGLNRRSRLASQATRTFFWLLLPSVFLLILIHGYPLVYAGVQATHDGSLIDTGNFVGLDNFANVLGAPAFWKAAQFTLVFTIVGVFGSWLVGMGLALLLRTRIPAGGFFKVLLLLPWVVPIVVSSTAWNWLVATPDSPIPAMSRALGLGTPLFLANPTLAAVMVCAFKVWVSFPFMMMMTSSALSSVDGTVYEAASMDGASRWQQFTGITLPLIARSTYISWILMTIFCVNDFPTIYLLTGGGPVDATTSLVVLAYRRVFQDFQTGPGVAIAFLMTITLVVISAVLYRQIRKSSVE from the coding sequence ATGACTACCACCACACCATCCAGGGGCCTCGCCCGCGCCCGTCGGGGCCTCGCCCCCGGCGGCGGCGGGAAGCCCGGCGCGGACGGCGGCCTCAACCGAAGGAGCAGGCTCGCCTCCCAGGCCACGCGGACGTTCTTCTGGCTCCTCCTCCCGTCCGTGTTCCTGCTCATCCTCATCCATGGCTATCCCCTCGTGTACGCGGGAGTCCAGGCCACCCACGACGGTTCGCTCATCGACACCGGCAACTTCGTGGGCCTGGACAACTTCGCGAACGTCCTGGGTGCCCCGGCCTTCTGGAAGGCCGCGCAGTTCACCCTCGTGTTCACCATCGTCGGCGTGTTCGGCTCGTGGCTCGTCGGCATGGGCCTTGCGCTCCTGCTGCGCACGCGCATCCCGGCCGGAGGGTTCTTCAAGGTCCTCCTGCTCCTGCCGTGGGTCGTGCCGATCGTGGTGTCCTCGACAGCCTGGAACTGGCTCGTTGCGACCCCGGACAGCCCCATCCCGGCCATGTCCCGCGCTCTGGGCCTCGGCACGCCACTGTTCCTGGCCAACCCGACGCTCGCGGCCGTCATGGTGTGCGCGTTCAAGGTCTGGGTCAGCTTCCCCTTCATGATGATGATGACCTCGTCCGCTCTCTCCTCCGTGGACGGGACGGTCTACGAGGCTGCGAGCATGGACGGCGCCAGCCGGTGGCAGCAGTTCACCGGCATCACGCTGCCGCTCATCGCCCGGTCCACGTACATCAGCTGGATCCTCATGACGATCTTCTGCGTCAACGACTTCCCGACGATCTACCTGCTCACCGGCGGAGGGCCGGTCGACGCGACGACATCACTCGTGGTGCTGGCCTACCGCAGGGTCTTCCAGGACTTCCAGACCGGCCCCGGCGTCGCCATCGCCTTCCTCATGACGATCACGCTCGTGGTCATCTCCGCCGTCCTGTACCGCCAGATCCGAAAGTCGAGTGTCGAATGA
- a CDS encoding Gfo/Idh/MocA family protein, with protein MPDTPAVPDHPATIGVGFLGAGPVTQAIHLPSLARLTDLFRVTHVMDVDAAVASTVAARVGARHSASMDELLGDPDVDVVAICSPHQFHAAQVIAACRAGKKAVLCEKPFAVSGEEAAEIAAVSAETGVPIIVGAMHTFDPGWLAAEELWGDLPETAHTLRSSIVLPPNARFEDFATEVIARPEMPERDLSDPAVVAAMLEGGILGLAIHDLPLVRRFVPDFTDLEVLRADIVKPFGYVFVVRAGGRTVELVAAMNSTWKPDWTFEAIGRDAALKVTFTPSYVQAGSAVAEHTRGGRTTVGGPFGHNGYEGEWRRIADIVSGVASAPDPQGLIDDLRFALAIVEGSHARVLEAAA; from the coding sequence ATGCCAGACACCCCAGCGGTCCCCGACCATCCAGCGACAATCGGGGTCGGCTTCCTGGGCGCCGGACCGGTCACCCAGGCCATCCACCTCCCAAGCCTCGCGCGGCTGACGGACCTCTTCCGCGTCACGCACGTCATGGACGTCGACGCAGCCGTCGCCTCGACGGTCGCCGCACGGGTCGGCGCCCGTCACTCCGCCTCGATGGACGAACTCCTCGGCGACCCCGACGTCGACGTCGTGGCCATCTGCAGCCCGCACCAGTTCCACGCCGCGCAGGTCATCGCCGCGTGCCGGGCCGGCAAGAAGGCCGTCCTCTGCGAGAAGCCCTTCGCGGTCTCAGGCGAGGAAGCGGCCGAGATCGCGGCCGTCTCCGCGGAGACCGGCGTGCCGATCATCGTCGGCGCGATGCATACGTTCGACCCGGGCTGGCTGGCCGCCGAAGAGCTGTGGGGAGATCTCCCCGAGACGGCCCACACGCTGCGGTCATCGATCGTCCTGCCCCCCAATGCGCGCTTCGAGGACTTCGCAACCGAGGTCATCGCGCGGCCGGAGATGCCAGAACGCGACCTCAGCGACCCCGCGGTCGTCGCCGCGATGCTCGAAGGCGGCATCCTGGGCCTCGCGATCCACGATCTCCCGCTCGTGCGACGCTTCGTCCCCGACTTCACCGACCTCGAGGTGCTGCGCGCCGACATCGTGAAGCCGTTCGGGTACGTCTTCGTGGTGCGGGCCGGCGGACGCACGGTCGAGCTGGTCGCTGCAATGAACTCGACGTGGAAGCCGGACTGGACGTTCGAGGCGATCGGCCGGGACGCGGCGCTCAAGGTGACGTTCACGCCGTCCTACGTCCAGGCGGGTTCAGCCGTCGCCGAGCACACCCGGGGCGGACGCACCACCGTGGGCGGCCCCTTCGGGCACAACGGCTACGAAGGCGAATGGCGCCGCATCGCGGACATCGTCTCAGGCGTAGCCTCCGCGCCGGATCCGCAGGGCCTCATCGACGATCTGCGCTTCGCCCTCGCGATCGTCGAGGGATCCCACGCACGCGTGCTCGAGGCCGCGGCATGA
- a CDS encoding sugar phosphate isomerase/epimerase family protein — MTYSVQLYSVRDAIDADLPGTIARLAKIGYTQVEPYNFAARADDLAAAFAEHGITAPTAHAPLLSADQDGIFAAATKLGIGTVIDPYLPAEHWQDADTIRDTAARLNAAAKKGAEHGIRVGYHNHDWELSSRIEGTTALEFFASLLDPEVVLEVDTYWAAVGGEDPAALLTRLGDRVVAIHIKDGPVNQDKQAQLPAGQGEIGIWRVLAAAKSLEVGVVEFDDYAGDIFDGVAASLAYLEAGAPSADAQASVEAGSAEAVR; from the coding sequence ATGACGTACTCCGTCCAGCTCTACTCCGTCCGCGACGCCATCGACGCCGACCTGCCGGGCACCATCGCACGGCTCGCCAAGATCGGCTACACCCAAGTGGAGCCCTACAACTTCGCGGCCCGCGCGGACGATCTCGCCGCAGCGTTCGCGGAGCACGGCATCACGGCCCCCACGGCCCATGCGCCGCTCCTGTCCGCCGACCAGGACGGGATCTTCGCTGCAGCGACGAAGCTCGGCATCGGCACCGTGATCGATCCGTACCTCCCCGCCGAGCACTGGCAGGACGCAGACACGATCCGCGATACCGCAGCCCGCCTCAACGCCGCCGCGAAGAAGGGCGCCGAGCACGGCATCCGCGTGGGCTACCACAACCACGACTGGGAGCTCTCCTCGAGGATCGAGGGGACAACGGCCCTCGAGTTCTTCGCCAGCCTCCTCGACCCTGAGGTTGTCCTCGAAGTCGACACCTACTGGGCTGCGGTGGGCGGCGAGGACCCGGCAGCGCTCCTGACCCGCCTCGGGGACCGGGTGGTCGCCATCCACATCAAGGATGGGCCCGTCAACCAGGACAAGCAGGCCCAGCTGCCCGCGGGCCAGGGCGAGATCGGCATCTGGCGCGTGCTGGCGGCCGCGAAGAGCCTCGAGGTCGGCGTCGTCGAGTTCGACGACTACGCGGGCGACATCTTCGACGGCGTGGCCGCCTCCCTGGCCTACCTCGAGGCCGGCGCCCCCTCCGCTGACGCCCAGGCATCTGTCGAGGCAGGCAGCGCGGAGGCCGTGCGATGA
- a CDS encoding DUF1918 domain-containing protein, whose protein sequence is MNALHQGDRIVIRGRTVDSADRHGQIVEVKGANGEPPYLVRFDDGHESVVFPGGDFSVEKGPAA, encoded by the coding sequence ATGAACGCACTGCATCAGGGCGACCGGATTGTCATCAGGGGCCGGACGGTGGACTCGGCGGACCGGCACGGGCAGATCGTCGAGGTGAAGGGCGCCAATGGGGAGCCGCCCTATCTCGTCCGATTCGACGACGGGCATGAGTCCGTCGTGTTCCCGGGTGGAGACTTCTCGGTCGAGAAGGGTCCAGCCGCCTGA
- a CDS encoding ABC transporter substrate-binding protein: MSASKTTFSRRGFLGLAAAAAAVPALAACGGGSASGGSTGDIKFWDMPWATTAYNDAAKGITEAYAPASGNAKASYQIIQWNNFYQTFSSAIASKTGPAVSTGGGFQAFQFEQQGQIAYADNVIEALKKNGQYDDFLPGVLDPFKSDKGYVAVPWQLDMRVLWYRKSLMDQAGVALPTDWTSLLEVGKALKKVGAVGFGTGSGSGNNFGNHTMIMMMVNNGGGVWTPDGQLDVMNDRNVEAVEFLLELVSNGIIDPAAVGYTTDNMSAQWKDKKIGFGIFQASADQRVGDTSGDMLVANPIAGPHGDKATIVFPNNIMMYKNTPSQASSEAFLVYYMGQLKQLWQKKLMAALPVFKSITETPEFTSNPNNVKIVKDWQPIAKTFASRGTKMNANLAALDGGQALNQFTQTILTGKSDAKTALQAFQTGLQSVLKS, translated from the coding sequence ATGAGCGCATCCAAAACGACCTTCTCCCGCAGGGGCTTCCTCGGCCTCGCCGCAGCGGCGGCGGCCGTGCCGGCCCTGGCCGCGTGCGGCGGCGGCTCCGCCTCGGGCGGCAGCACCGGCGACATCAAGTTCTGGGACATGCCGTGGGCAACGACGGCCTATAACGACGCGGCGAAGGGGATCACCGAGGCTTACGCCCCGGCCTCGGGCAACGCCAAGGCAAGCTACCAGATCATCCAGTGGAACAACTTCTACCAGACCTTCTCCTCGGCAATCGCGTCCAAGACCGGCCCCGCGGTGTCCACGGGTGGCGGCTTCCAGGCGTTCCAGTTCGAGCAGCAGGGACAGATCGCCTACGCCGACAACGTCATCGAGGCCCTCAAGAAGAACGGCCAGTACGACGACTTCCTGCCCGGTGTGCTCGATCCCTTCAAGTCGGACAAGGGCTACGTGGCCGTCCCGTGGCAGCTCGACATGCGTGTGCTCTGGTACCGCAAGTCGCTCATGGACCAGGCCGGCGTCGCGCTCCCCACGGATTGGACCTCCCTCCTCGAGGTCGGCAAGGCCCTCAAGAAGGTCGGCGCGGTCGGCTTCGGGACCGGGTCCGGCTCGGGCAACAACTTCGGCAACCACACGATGATCATGATGATGGTCAACAACGGCGGTGGCGTCTGGACCCCGGACGGCCAGCTCGACGTCATGAACGACCGGAACGTCGAGGCCGTCGAATTCCTGCTCGAGCTGGTCTCGAACGGCATCATCGACCCGGCGGCCGTCGGATACACGACGGACAACATGTCCGCGCAGTGGAAGGACAAGAAGATCGGCTTCGGCATCTTCCAGGCCAGCGCAGACCAGCGGGTCGGCGACACCTCGGGCGACATGCTCGTCGCCAACCCCATTGCGGGCCCGCACGGCGACAAGGCCACGATCGTGTTCCCGAACAACATCATGATGTACAAGAACACCCCGTCCCAAGCGTCCTCCGAGGCGTTCCTCGTCTACTACATGGGCCAGCTCAAGCAGCTCTGGCAGAAGAAGCTCATGGCGGCGCTGCCCGTGTTCAAGTCGATCACCGAGACCCCCGAGTTCACGAGCAACCCCAACAACGTCAAGATCGTCAAGGACTGGCAGCCGATCGCGAAGACCTTCGCCTCGCGGGGCACGAAGATGAACGCGAACCTCGCCGCGCTCGACGGTGGCCAGGCGCTCAACCAGTTCACCCAGACCATCCTGACGGGGAAGTCGGACGCCAAGACCGCCCTCCAGGCGTTCCAGACCGGCCTGCAGTCCGTCCTCAAGTCCTGA
- a CDS encoding carbohydrate ABC transporter permease, whose product MSAALHTHPAAGPELSAAGGPTGAGKARRTVSEADVRGRWWRLALILAITVVVLVPIFVVVVLAFTPATTSTSTGLTFENFSNVFAKTLASTWLKNSLITTLSTVIVSVAVAAPAGYVLSRGRSKAVSGYSLLLFVMQSLPIITSVVPLFLLFANMGLVDNLLGLTIIYVASTMTVATWMMAAYFDSIPVSLEEASWIDGCSVFGSFTKVVLRNSLPGVLSTAIFAFLLAWNDYLVAIVFLRSNEIFTLPMGVQSFFQQNATDWGSVMALAVVMMLPPIIVFAALNKYFSVGGIGGSLAGR is encoded by the coding sequence ATGAGCGCCGCACTGCACACCCACCCCGCCGCCGGACCCGAGCTCAGCGCGGCCGGGGGCCCCACCGGGGCGGGCAAGGCTCGTCGCACGGTCTCCGAGGCCGATGTGCGCGGCCGCTGGTGGCGCCTCGCGCTCATCCTGGCCATCACCGTCGTGGTCCTCGTGCCGATCTTCGTGGTGGTCGTCCTCGCGTTCACCCCTGCCACCACGAGCACCTCGACCGGGCTCACGTTCGAGAACTTCAGCAACGTCTTCGCCAAGACGCTCGCCTCGACATGGCTCAAGAACAGCCTCATCACGACCCTCTCTACAGTCATCGTCTCGGTCGCCGTGGCCGCTCCTGCCGGGTACGTGCTCTCCCGCGGGCGCAGCAAGGCCGTCTCGGGCTACTCGCTGCTGCTGTTCGTCATGCAGTCGCTGCCCATCATCACCTCGGTCGTGCCGCTGTTCCTGCTGTTCGCGAACATGGGCCTCGTGGACAACCTCCTCGGCCTCACGATCATCTACGTCGCCTCGACCATGACGGTGGCCACCTGGATGATGGCCGCGTACTTCGACTCCATCCCGGTCAGCCTCGAGGAGGCCTCGTGGATCGACGGGTGCTCGGTGTTCGGCTCCTTCACCAAGGTCGTCCTGCGGAACAGCCTCCCCGGCGTGCTCTCCACCGCGATCTTCGCGTTCCTGCTTGCCTGGAATGACTACCTCGTGGCGATCGTGTTCCTGCGCTCGAACGAGATCTTCACCCTCCCCATGGGCGTGCAGTCCTTCTTCCAGCAGAACGCGACCGACTGGGGCTCGGTCATGGCCCTCGCCGTGGTCATGATGCTCCCGCCGATCATCGTGTTCGCGGCCCTCAACAAGTACTTCAGCGTCGGCGGAATCGGCGGATCCCTCGCTGGCCGCTGA
- a CDS encoding acyl-CoA dehydrogenase family protein, translating into MFELTEDQRDLVGAVRDFATERLAPHALEWDATKHFPVDVLQEAGEIGLGGVYAGEEYGGTGLTRYDAALIFEELAKADPSIAAYISIHNMVVWMVDAFGTDLQRKEWVPQLVTMESLGSYCLTEPGAGSDAAALTTKAVRDGDDYVLTGVKQFISGAGSSALYIVMARTAATGHRGITAFLVPAGTEGLSFGSNEKKMGWNAQPTRQVVLAGARVPAANRLGEEGDGFGIAMKGLNGGRLNIGACSLGGGQAALDKTVAYLKERTAFGGRLADKQSLMFDLADMEMKLEAARTLLRRAADALDRGDPDAVRLCAIAKRVATDAGFEVANEAIQLHGGYGYLHEYGIEKIARDLRVHQILEGSNEIMRLIVGRMLVEG; encoded by the coding sequence ATGTTCGAACTCACCGAGGACCAGCGCGACCTTGTCGGCGCCGTGCGGGACTTTGCCACCGAGCGGCTCGCCCCGCACGCACTCGAATGGGACGCGACGAAGCACTTCCCCGTGGACGTACTGCAGGAGGCTGGCGAGATCGGTCTGGGCGGCGTCTACGCGGGCGAGGAATACGGCGGCACCGGCCTGACGCGTTATGACGCAGCCCTGATCTTCGAGGAGCTGGCCAAGGCGGATCCATCGATCGCGGCCTACATCTCGATCCACAACATGGTCGTCTGGATGGTCGACGCCTTCGGCACGGACCTCCAGCGGAAGGAGTGGGTCCCCCAGCTGGTGACCATGGAGTCACTCGGCAGCTACTGCCTCACGGAGCCCGGCGCGGGCTCCGACGCGGCCGCCCTCACGACGAAGGCGGTGCGCGACGGCGACGACTACGTGCTCACGGGCGTCAAGCAGTTCATCTCGGGTGCTGGCTCCTCGGCCCTGTACATCGTGATGGCACGGACCGCCGCGACGGGCCACCGCGGCATCACCGCGTTCCTCGTCCCGGCGGGCACTGAGGGCCTTTCCTTCGGCTCCAACGAGAAGAAGATGGGCTGGAATGCCCAGCCGACCCGGCAGGTGGTCCTCGCGGGAGCCCGCGTCCCGGCGGCCAACCGGCTCGGGGAGGAGGGCGACGGGTTCGGCATCGCCATGAAGGGCCTCAACGGCGGACGCCTCAACATCGGCGCGTGCTCTCTGGGGGGAGGGCAGGCCGCACTCGACAAGACAGTCGCCTACCTCAAGGAGCGCACGGCGTTCGGCGGCCGCCTTGCGGACAAGCAGTCCCTCATGTTCGACCTCGCGGACATGGAGATGAAGCTCGAGGCGGCCCGGACCCTGCTACGCCGTGCCGCCGACGCCCTGGACCGCGGAGACCCGGACGCCGTCCGGCTCTGCGCGATCGCCAAACGCGTCGCCACGGACGCCGGCTTCGAGGTTGCCAACGAGGCCATCCAGCTCCACGGCGGCTACGGCTACCTGCACGAGTACGGCATCGAGAAGATCGCCCGGGACCTGAGGGTCCACCAGATCCTCGAGGGCTCCAACGAGATCATGCGGCTCATCGTGGGCCGGATGCTCGTCGAAGGCTAA
- a CDS encoding ROK family transcriptional regulator — translation MTSPLSPPLPATEAGGSLARAGDLFQLLRDGRPWTRAELAMTTGLARSTVAGKVDLLLNSGLVVFVGEALSSGGRPPSRFAFHPQARTVLAVDVGASHVRVALTDLNGDVIAERRAPLPVADGPEAVLGYVVESGKKLLAESGRPESRLAGVGIGLPGPVEHATGRPVKPPIMPGWDGFDVVGFVQRSLPVPVLVDNDVNIMALGERAAYWPDVDDLLFIKVATGIGSGIISSGQLQRGADGTAGDLGHVRVARGADIVCRCGNVGCLEALASGGAVARALAAQGIDANTGADVVELAAHGNITAIHSLRQAGRDIGEVLATCVNLLNPSVIVIGGSMAAAGEHVMAGVREVVYHRSPPLATTNLRIVLSRAGERAAVMGASRLVSQHVLSPAGVEAALATMASAG, via the coding sequence ATGACGTCGCCACTCTCGCCCCCGCTGCCGGCCACCGAGGCCGGGGGGAGTCTTGCGCGTGCCGGCGACCTCTTCCAGCTCCTCCGCGACGGCAGGCCCTGGACCCGCGCGGAACTCGCCATGACCACGGGCCTCGCCCGCTCGACCGTGGCCGGCAAGGTCGACCTGCTCCTCAACTCGGGGCTCGTCGTCTTCGTCGGCGAGGCGCTCTCGAGCGGCGGAAGGCCGCCGTCGCGCTTCGCCTTCCACCCGCAGGCCCGTACCGTCCTGGCGGTCGACGTCGGCGCGAGTCACGTGCGCGTTGCCCTCACCGACCTCAACGGGGACGTGATTGCCGAGCGCCGGGCACCGCTTCCGGTGGCGGACGGGCCTGAAGCGGTCTTGGGCTACGTGGTCGAGTCCGGCAAGAAGCTCCTCGCCGAGAGCGGCCGCCCCGAGAGCCGACTCGCCGGCGTCGGGATCGGGCTGCCCGGACCCGTTGAGCACGCGACCGGACGTCCAGTGAAGCCGCCGATCATGCCGGGCTGGGACGGGTTCGACGTCGTCGGGTTCGTCCAGCGCTCGCTGCCCGTTCCCGTCCTCGTCGACAACGACGTGAACATCATGGCGCTCGGTGAACGAGCCGCATACTGGCCGGACGTGGACGACCTGCTCTTCATCAAGGTCGCCACGGGCATCGGCTCGGGGATCATCTCAAGCGGCCAGCTCCAGCGCGGTGCGGACGGCACCGCGGGCGACCTCGGGCACGTGCGCGTCGCCCGGGGCGCCGACATCGTGTGCCGGTGCGGAAACGTGGGCTGCCTCGAAGCGCTCGCTTCCGGCGGCGCCGTCGCCCGGGCCCTCGCAGCCCAGGGCATCGATGCGAACACCGGCGCGGACGTCGTCGAGCTCGCGGCCCACGGCAACATCACCGCGATCCATTCGCTCCGGCAGGCGGGGCGTGACATCGGCGAGGTGCTCGCGACGTGCGTGAACCTGCTCAACCCGAGCGTGATCGTCATCGGCGGGTCGATGGCTGCGGCGGGGGAGCACGTCATGGCCGGCGTGCGCGAGGTCGTGTACCACCGGTCGCCTCCGCTCGCGACGACCAACCTGCGCATCGTCCTTTCCCGGGCCGGAGAGCGGGCCGCCGTCATGGGTGCGAGCCGGCTCGTCTCCCAGCACGTCCTCTCGCCTGCAGGCGTCGAGGCGGCACTTGCGACCATGGCGAGCGCGGGCTGA